GGTGCGCGCCACCTCGTGCTCACCGGGCGCTCCGCGCCATCGCCGGCGGCCTCCACCGGGATCGATCGCCTGCGCGCCGCCGGCGCCGTCGTGGAAACCGTCCGCGCGGACGTGTCGAAGAAGGCCGACGTCGAGCGGTTGTTCGCATCGATTGCCGCGAGCGGCTTCCCGCTGAAGGGGATCGTGCACTCGGCCGGCGTCCTGGACGACGGCGTCGCGATGCAGCAGACCCGGGATCGTCTGCGCAGGGTCTTCGCGCCGAAGATCGCCGGCGGATGGAATCTCCACGTCGCGTCGGCGGCGCTGCCGCTCGATTTCTTCGTCCTCTACTCGTCGCTCGCGTCGGTGCTCGGATCCGCCGGGCAGGCGAACTACGCCGCCGCCAACGCCTTCCTCGACGCGCTGGCGCATCTGCGCCGGTCGCAAGGGCTGCCCGCGGTGAGCGTCGGCTGGGGCCGCTGGGGCGGTTCAGGCATGGCGGCCGCGCTCGACGAGGCCGATCGGCGGCGGCTGACCGAGGCCGGCTTCATCGAGATGGATCCGGATGCGGCCTTCGACGCGCTGGAGAGCGCGATCGACTCCGGCCGCGCTCACACCGCCATCATGGCGGTGGATTGGGATCGCTACGGCGCGTACCGCGGCGTGCCGCTGCCGTTGCTGTCGCGGCTCGATCGCGCGCCGGAGACCGCCGCGGCGCCGCAGGCTCCGCCGCTGCTGCGGGCGCTGCAGGACGCGCCGCCCGAGCGGCGCAAAGCGGTGGTGCTGCAGCACGTGCGGCGCGACGTCCTCGCCGTGCTCGGGCTCGCCGGCAGCCAGCGGCTGGACGACGAGCAGGGGCTGCGGGACGCGGGACTCGATTCGCTGATGGCACTCGAACTCAAGAACCGGCTGCAGGCGTCAACGGGGCAGCTGCTGCCGTCCACGCTGGCCTTCGATTATCCGACCACCGCCGCACTCGCCGGCTTCATCGGCGAGGTGCTGGGGTCGGCGGCGCACGCCGGTGCGCCGGCCGCCGCACCCGCGGCGGCGGCTGAGGATCTCGAATCGCTGTCGGACGAGGAAGCGGAGGCGCTGCTCGCCGAAGAGCTCGCCGAGCTGAACCGCGCCCGCGGCGCCGCATCGTCGGGGTACCCGCGTGGCTGACAAGTCGACGCTGTCCCCGGTCAAGCTGGCGCTCGCCGAGATCCGCGAGCTGCGCGCGCGTCTCGATGACGTTCAGCGCGAGCGCACCGAACCGATTGCGATCGTCGGTCTGGCCGGGCGCTTTCCCGGCGCGCCCGATACCGATCGGTTGTGGGATCTGCTCCGCGACGGCCGCGTCGGCATCGTCGACGTTCCCGCCGACCGCTGGGACGTCGCGGCGTACTTCGACCCCGATCCCGAGGCGCCGGGGAAGATGTACACCTACCGCGGCGGCTTCCTGTCGGACGTGGATCGGTTCGATCCGCATTTCTTCGGGATCTCGCCGCGCGAAGCGGTCAGCATGGACCCGCAGCAGCGGCTGCTGCTCGAGACCGCGTGGCGCGCGCTCGAGGACGCGGCGATCTCGCCTGGCAGCCTGTCGGGATCGCAGACCGGCGTGTTCGTCGGCCTGAGCAACATCGATTACTACCGCATGGCGTTCACCGATCCGCAGGCGGTGGACGCGTATTTCGGATCGGGCACCAGCGGCAGCGTGGCGGCGGGCCGCATCTCGTACGTGCTCGGCCTGCGCGGCCCGAGTCTCGCGGTCGACACCGCGTGCTCGTCGTCGCTCGTCGCCGTGCACCTCGCGTGTCAGAGCCTGCGCAACCAGGAATGCGGCGTCGCCCTGGCGGGCGGCGTCAATCTGATTCTCTCGCCTGACATCAACATCGCCTGCTCCAAGGCGAAGATGATGTCGCCCGACGGCCTGTGCAAGACGTTCGACGCCCGCGCCGACGGCTACGTCCGATCCGAAGGCTGCGCGGTCGTCGTGCTGAAGCGGCTGTCGGACGCCGAGCGCGACGGCGATCGCATCCTGGCGGTGATCCGCGGCTCCGCCGTGAACCAGGACGGACGCAGCAGCGGCCTGACCGTGCCCAACGGTCCCGCCCAGGAAGCGGTGATCCGCCGCGCGCTCGACATCGCCGGCGTCCAGCCGTCCGAGGTCGCGTACGTCGAGGCCCATGGCACCGGGACGTCGCTGGGCGATCCGATCGAGGTACGGGCGCTCGGCCGCGTGATGGCGGACCGCGGCGTCGGCGGCGGCCCGGTCGCGATCGGCTCGATCAAGGCGAACATCGGGCATCTCGAGGCCGCGGCCGGCATCGCCGGGCTCGCCAAGGTCGTGCTCGCGCTGCGGCACGAGACGATTCCGGCGCATCCGAATCTCGGCGAACGCAATCCGCACATCGAGTGGTCGTCGCTCCCGGTCGAGGTGTTGACGGCGCCGCGCTCGTGGCCGGCCGCGTCGGGCCGGCGTCTCGCGGGCGTCAGCTCGTTCGGGTTCAGCGGCACCAACGCGCACCTGGTCGTCGAGGCTGCGCCGGCGACAGCCGCTGCGCCGGGCGCGGCAGAGCGTCCGCGCCAGCTTCTCACGCTGTCGGCGCGGAGCACCGAGGCGCTCGACGAGCTGTCGGCGGATTTCGAGCAATTCCTGAGGCAGACGTCCGAGCCGCTCCCGGAGATCTGCGCGACGGCAAACGCCGGACGGCTGCATGCGGCGCATCGTCTCGCCGTGGTGGCGGGCACTGCCGCGGACGCGGCGGACGCGATCGCCGAGGCGCGCCGGAGCGAGACGCCGCGCGTCGTCCGCCGCAGCGTCGAGAGCGGCGCCCCCGAGGTGGCGTTCCTGTTCACCGGCCAGGGGGCGCAGTACGCGGGCATGGCTCGCGGGCTCTACGAATCCGAGCCCGCGTTCCGCCAGACGATCGACGAATGCGATCGCCTGCTCGCGACCGAGCTGGAGCGGCCGCTGCTCGGCGTCCTGTTCGGATCGGACGACGACACGCGCCTGCTTTCGCAGACCGCGTACGCGCAGCCGGCGATCTTCGCGGTCGAGTACGCGCTGGCGCAGTTGTGGCAGTCGTGGGGGATCCTGCCCGCCGCGGTACTCGGGCACAGCGTCGGCGAACTCGTCGCCGCGTGCGTCGCCGGCGTCTTCGGCCTGGAGGACGGACTCCGCCTGATCGCGGCGCGCGGCCGCCTGATGCAGGCGCTGCCCGACAACGGCGCGATGGTGTCGGTGTTCGCGGGGGAGAGCACGGTCCGGGCGGCGATTGCCGGGCAGGAACAGGCCGTCTCGATCGCGGCGCTCAACGGGCCGGAGCAGGTGGTGATCTCGGGCGAGCGCGCCGCCGTGCACGCGATCGCCGCCGGCCTCGCGGCGCAGGGCATCAATGCCCGCGACCTCGAGGCGTCGCGTGCGTTCCATTCGCCGCTGCTGGATCCGATGCTCGAGGCGTTCGGCGCGGCCGCCGGAAAGGTGTCGTTCGCCGCGCCGCGGATTCCGATCGTCTCGAATCTGACCGGCGAGCGCGCCGGCTCCGAGATCGCGTCGGCGGATTACTGGGTGCGCCACGCGCGCCGGCCGGTGCGGTTCCAGCACGGGATCGAGACGCTCCGCGCGATGGGCGCGAGCGTGTTCCTCGAGATCGGCCCGCAGCCGACCCTGCTGGGCATCGCCCGCCGCTTCGCCGATGCGCCGGGCGTCGACTGGGTTCCCTCGCTGCGCAAAGGCCGCGACACCTGGGAGGACATGCTGGCGGCGTTGGCAACGCTGTACGTCGCCGGTTGCGAGATCGACTGGGCGGCGTTCGACGGCCGCCGCCCGCGGCGCCGCGTCCCGGTGCCCGGCCATCCGTTCCGCAGGCAGCGGTACTGGCTCGCGAACGACGGCAGCACGGCGGCGCGCATGCCCCAGCGATCGGGCGACGCCGTGCATCCGCTGCTCGGCGTTCGCAACGATTCGCCGCTGCGCGACGTCGTGTTCGAGCAGTACCTGTCGGCCGACCGGCCGCGCTATCTCGCCGAGCATCGGGTGTTCGGCGCCGTCGTCTTTCCCGCCACCGGATATCTCGAGATGGCGCTGGCCGCGGGGCGCGCGATCGGCGGCGGCATTCCGGCGGTGGAGGAACTCGTCATCGCCGAGCCGCTGGTCCTGCCGGAAGCCGGTGAGCGGCGCGTGCAGGCGGTGTTCACCCCGCGCGGCGATCGCGATGGCACCTTCCAGGTGTTCAGCCGCGCGTCATCCGGCGACGCCGCCGAATGGCACCTGCACGCCACTGCCCTCGTGCGGCTGGACGGCGCTGCCGTCGAGGCCGCCGATGCGCTCACGGCCGTCCGCGGCCGCTGCGGCGAGAGCGTCTCGCCGGCGGCGCATTACGATCTGTTCTCGCGCAGCGGGCTCGAGTACGGCCAGTCCTTCCGCGGCATCACGCAGTTGTGGCACGGCGGAGGCGAAGCGGTTGCCTCGATCGAGCTTCCTTCCGATGAGACGTCGGACGGGTACACGCTGCACCCCGGCCTGCTCGATTCCTGTTTCCACGCGCTGCTCGCCGCGCTCCCTGGCGGCGCCGCCGCGTTCACCGGACGCCATTTCTATCTGCCCGTCAGCCTCGACCGCCTCGCCGCCAGCGGCGCCGCCGGCTCCTCGGTCTGGGCGCACGCGCGGCTGCGCCCGATCGCGAGCGATCAGCCGGAGGCGTTCACCGGCGACGTGACGGTGTTCGACGGCGACGGCCGCGTCCTCGCGTCCATCTCCGGGCTGACGGCGAAGCGCGCCACCGCGGACGCCGTGAAGGCGTCGGCGCAGCGTTCGACGGACGCCTGGTTCCACACAGTTCAGTGGCGGCCGCGCGAGATTGCGTCCGCTTCGACCCCTGCTGCCCCGGCGGACTGGTTCGTCGTGGACGACGGCACGCCGGCGGCGGCGACCATTGCGGAGCGTCTGAGCGCCGAGCGGTTCGACGTGCAGCGCGCGGCGCATGCCGACGCCGGCGCCGCGCTCGACGCCTGGGCCGTACGCGCGGCGGCGCGGCCGTCGAGAATTCTCGTCTTCGCGTCGGAGGACGATCGTGCCGGGGCAGACGCCGGCATCGCGCGCCTGCCGCAGGCCGCGGGAATCCTCGGCCGCATTGCTTCGTTGACGCCGACCGTCGCGCAGCTCGCCGGCGTGACGGTCGTGACCCGCGGCGCGACGAGCGCGACGGAGCGCGGCCTTGCCGGTCAGCCGCTGCTCTCGCTCGTCAGCGCGCTGGGCGCGGAGCATCCCGACATCCCGTGCGCGTCGATCGATCTCGATGCGGCGGATGCCGCCGAGCTCGATCTGCTGTGGGCAGATCTGACCCGGCCTGATGCCGAAGACCAGATCGCCTATCGCGGCGGCCGGCGCCACGTCGCGCGGCTCGAGCGTGCAGCGTCCGACGCGCTGGGAACGGCGCGCGCGTCGGGGCCGGTCGCGCTGGCCATCTCCGAGCGCGGCATCCTCGACAACCTCCGGCTCGTGCCGATGACGCGCCGCGCGCCGGCTCGCGGCGAAGTGGAGATCGAGGTTCGCGCCTCCGGCCTCAACTTCCGCGACGTCCTCAACGCGCTCGGCATGTATCCGGGCGATCCGGGCGCGCTCGGCAACGAGTGCGTCGGCGTCGTCGCGGCCGTGGGCGAGGGGGTCTCGCACGTCTCGGCCGGCGATCGTGTGATGGCGCTCGTGCACGGCGGCTTCCAGACGTTCGTCGTCGCGCCGGGGCAGTGGGTCGTGCGCATTCCGGAGGGAATGGATTTCCGCGCGGCCGCCACCATCCCGATGGCGTTCACGACCGCGGAGTATTCGCTCAACCGGCTCGCCGGCCTGAAGCGCGGCGAGCGCGTGCTGATCCACGCCGCCACGGGCGGCGTCGGCCTCGCCGCGGTGCAGATCGCGAAAGAGGCGGGCGCCGAGATCTTCGCGACGGCGGGCAGCGAGGAAAAGCGTGCGCTGCTGCGGTCGCTCGGCGTCGCGCACGTGATGAACTCGCGAACCGTCGACTTCGCGGACGAGATCCTCGCGGCGACCGGCGGCGAAGGGGTGGACGTCGTCCTCAATTCGCTCACCGGCGAGGCGATCCCGAAGAGCATCGCGGTGCTGCGGCAGGGCGGCCGGTTCTGCGAGATCGGCAAGCGCGGCATCTGGTCCGATGCGCAGATCGCGGCGGTCCGGCCGGACGTCCGCAACTTCACGATCTTCCTCGCCGACGTGGACGACGCGCTCATCTACGAGATGCTGCTGGACCTGGCATCGCGTTTCAGCCGCGGCGTGCTGCAGCCGCTGCCGATGCGCGTGTTCATGCTGTCGGACGCGGCGTCCGCGTTCCGCCACATGGCGCAGGCGCGCCACGTCGGCAAGATCGTCATCGCCCGCGACCCGGAGGCGGGCGCAGTGACGGTCCGCGCCGATGCGACCTATCTCATCACCGGCGGCTTCGGCGGCCTCGGCCTGCGCATCGCGTCCGAGCTGGCGGACGCCGGCGCGCGCAACCTCGTGCTCGCCGGCCGCAGCGGCGTGACTCCGTCCGCCGCGCCGGCCGTCGCCGCCCTCGAATCGCGCGGCGTGCGCGTGATGTCCGCGGCCGCGGACGTCTCGCGCGACGAAGACGTGGCGCGAGTGTTCGCCGAGATCGCCGCCGCGATGCCGCCGCTCGCCGGCATCGTGCACGCGGCCGGTCTTCGGGACGACGGTCTGCTGCCGGCGCTCGACGCGAATCGTCTTGCCGGCGTGCTGGCGCCGAAGGTCGCCGGCGGCTGGAACCTCCATCGCCACAGCGAGACGCTCGCGCTCGACTTCTTCGTGCTGTTCTCGTCGGCGGCGTCGGTGCTGCCGTCGCCGGCGCAGGGGAGCTACGCAGCCGCGAACGGGTTCCTCGACGCGCTGGCGAGATACCGCCGCGCGCTCGGGCTGCCGGGGCTCGCGATCAACTGGGGACCCTGGGACGAGGTCGGCATGGCCGCCGGGCTCTCCGCGCGCGAACAGCAGCGCTGGGCGCGTCACGGCGTGCGCTTCATTCCGCCGGACGACGGCGCGCGGGCGTTCGTGCGCGCCCTGCCGGCGCGCGTGCCGCAGCTGGCGGTGGTCGCCGCCGACTGGCGCAAGTTCGCCGAAGAGCGTCCGCGCGGAATTCCGCTGCTCGCCGATCTGGTCGCGTCGGCGCCGGCCGCGCCGGCCGCGCCTCAGGCGCAGGCCGCCGCGGGCTCGCGACCCGCGCTGATCGACGAACTCGAGCGCGCGCCGCGCAATCGCCGCCGCGAGGCGGTGCTCGCGCACGTCCGCGAGCAGGTGCGCCAGGTGCTCGCGCTGGAGCCGGGATTCACGCTCGAGCCGCACCAGGGGCTGCGCGACGTCGGCATGGATTCGCTGATGGCGCTCGAACTGCGCAATCGGCTGCAGCGCACCACCGGCAAGCCGCTCCCCGCGACGCTGACGTTCGATCGTCCGACGGTTGCGGCTCTGAGCGCGTACATCGCGGACGATGTGCTCGGCGTCGCTGAAGAGAGCGCGGAGGCCCCGGCTGCGGCGGCGCTCGCGCCGATCGTCGAACCCGCCGGCGACGCCATCGCGATCATCGGCATGGGCTGCCGGCTGCCGGGCAACGCGAACACTCCGGACGAGTTCTGGGATCTGCTGCGCGAGGGGGTGGATGCGATCCGGGAGATTCCCGCGGACCGCTGGGACGTCGACGCGTACTACGATCCCAACCCCGAGACCCCGGGGAAGATGTATACGCGGAGCGGCGGCTTCCTCGATCGCATCGACCGCTTCGATCCGCACTTCTTCGGCATCTCGCCGCGGGAGACGATCAGCCTCGATCCGCAGCAGCGCCTGCTGCTGGAGGTCGCCTGGGAGGCGCTCGAGCACGCCGGGCAGCCGCCCGATCGCCTGCTCGGGACGCGCAGCGGCGTGTTCGTCGGCATCGGCACGTACGACTACGCGCTGCTGCACATGAAGCAGCCGAATCCCGCGGCGCTCGACGCCTACTTCGGGACCGGGACGTCGCTGAGCGTCGCGGCGGGCCGGCTGGCCTACAGCCTGGGCTTGCAGGGGCCCGCGCTTGCGGTGGACACCGCCTGCTCCTCGTCGCTCGTCGCGGTGCACCTCGCGTGCAAGAGCCTGCGTGACGGCGAGTGCCGGATCGCGCTCGCCGGCGGCGTCAACCTGATGATGACGCCGGAGCCGTGGGTCAACGGCTGCCGCGCGCACATGCTCGCGCCCGACGGCCGGTGCAAGACGTTCGATGCCTCGGCGGACGGCTACGCGCGCGCCGAAGGCGCCGGCGTGATCGTGTTGAAGCGGCTGAGCGACGCGCTGGCCGACGGCGATCGCGTCCTGGCGGTGGTCCGCGGCACGGCGGTGAACCAGGACGGCCGCAGCAGCGGACTGACGGTGCCCAACGGACCGTCGCAGCAGGCCGTGATCCGCGACGCGCTCGCGCGCGCCGGCGTGCAGCCGGCGCACGTCGGCTATGTCGAGGCACACGGCACCGGAACCGCGCTCGGCGATCCGATCGAGATCGAAGCGCTCCGCTCGGTGTTGATGGACGGACGCCCGGCCGACCGTCCGCTGGTGGTGGGCTCGGTCAAGACCAACATCGGCCACCTCGAAGCGGCCGCCGGCGTGGCGGGGCTGATCAAGGTGGTGCTGTCGCTCGGCCACGAGGAGATCCCGCCGCACCTGCACTTCTCGACGCTGAATCCGCACATCGAGCTGGGGAGCGCGCCGCTCGAGATCGCAACGGGCCGCCGCGCGTGGCCGGCGGGCGCGGACCGCCGCATCGCCGGGGTCAGTTCGTTCGGGTTCAGCGGCACGAACGCGCACGTGATCATCGAAGAGGCGCCGGTCCAGGCGCCCGCGCCGGCCGCTCCGGCGGTCGACGATCGCGCCGCACACGTCCTGGCGCTGTCGGCCAGGACGCCGGACGCGCTTCGCGCGCTCGCCGCGCGCTACGCGCGGCATCTCGAGACGACGGCGGATCGGTTGGCCGACGTGGCGTTCACCGCCAATGCCGGCCGCACGCACTTCGCGCATCGGCTCGCGATTCCGGCTGCTTCGGCAGCGGAAGCCTCGGCGGCGCTGACGGCATACGCCGCGGGAGAGCCCGCGGCCGGTGTGCATGCCGGCGAACGCGCGTCGGCGCCGCACGTCGCATTGCTGTTCACCGGTCAAGGGGCCCAGTACGCGGGGATGGGGCGGGACCTGTTCGCCGCCGAGCCGGTGTTCCGCGAGGCGCTGGAACGGTGCGATGCGATCCTCCGCGGCGAGCTCGACACGCCGCTGCTCGAGGTGCTGTTCTCGGACGATCCCGCGGTGGCGGCGAAGCTGAATCAGACGGCGTTGACGCAGCCGGCGCTGTTCGCGATCGAGTACGCGCTGGCCGCGTTGTGGCAGTCGTGGGGCGTCACGCCGTCGGCGGTGCTGGGGCACAGCGTCGGGGAATACGTGGCGGCGACGGTCGCCGGCGTCTTCTCGCTGGACGACGGCCTGCGGTTGATCGCGGCGCGCGGCAAGCTGATGCAGGCGCTGGCGCCGGGCGCAATGGCGGCGGCCTTCGGCGCCGAGGCCGACGTGCTCGACGCGATCCGTCCGCTCGCGGCCTCGATTTCGATCGCCGCCGTGAACGGTCCGGCGCACACCGTGATCTCC
The genomic region above belongs to Vicinamibacterales bacterium and contains:
- a CDS encoding SDR family NAD(P)-dependent oxidoreductase — encoded protein: MADKSTLSPVKLALAEIRELRARLDDVQRERTEPIAIVGLAGRFPGAPDTDRLWDLLRDGRVGIVDVPADRWDVAAYFDPDPEAPGKMYTYRGGFLSDVDRFDPHFFGISPREAVSMDPQQRLLLETAWRALEDAAISPGSLSGSQTGVFVGLSNIDYYRMAFTDPQAVDAYFGSGTSGSVAAGRISYVLGLRGPSLAVDTACSSSLVAVHLACQSLRNQECGVALAGGVNLILSPDINIACSKAKMMSPDGLCKTFDARADGYVRSEGCAVVVLKRLSDAERDGDRILAVIRGSAVNQDGRSSGLTVPNGPAQEAVIRRALDIAGVQPSEVAYVEAHGTGTSLGDPIEVRALGRVMADRGVGGGPVAIGSIKANIGHLEAAAGIAGLAKVVLALRHETIPAHPNLGERNPHIEWSSLPVEVLTAPRSWPAASGRRLAGVSSFGFSGTNAHLVVEAAPATAAAPGAAERPRQLLTLSARSTEALDELSADFEQFLRQTSEPLPEICATANAGRLHAAHRLAVVAGTAADAADAIAEARRSETPRVVRRSVESGAPEVAFLFTGQGAQYAGMARGLYESEPAFRQTIDECDRLLATELERPLLGVLFGSDDDTRLLSQTAYAQPAIFAVEYALAQLWQSWGILPAAVLGHSVGELVAACVAGVFGLEDGLRLIAARGRLMQALPDNGAMVSVFAGESTVRAAIAGQEQAVSIAALNGPEQVVISGERAAVHAIAAGLAAQGINARDLEASRAFHSPLLDPMLEAFGAAAGKVSFAAPRIPIVSNLTGERAGSEIASADYWVRHARRPVRFQHGIETLRAMGASVFLEIGPQPTLLGIARRFADAPGVDWVPSLRKGRDTWEDMLAALATLYVAGCEIDWAAFDGRRPRRRVPVPGHPFRRQRYWLANDGSTAARMPQRSGDAVHPLLGVRNDSPLRDVVFEQYLSADRPRYLAEHRVFGAVVFPATGYLEMALAAGRAIGGGIPAVEELVIAEPLVLPEAGERRVQAVFTPRGDRDGTFQVFSRASSGDAAEWHLHATALVRLDGAAVEAADALTAVRGRCGESVSPAAHYDLFSRSGLEYGQSFRGITQLWHGGGEAVASIELPSDETSDGYTLHPGLLDSCFHALLAALPGGAAAFTGRHFYLPVSLDRLAASGAAGSSVWAHARLRPIASDQPEAFTGDVTVFDGDGRVLASISGLTAKRATADAVKASAQRSTDAWFHTVQWRPREIASASTPAAPADWFVVDDGTPAAATIAERLSAERFDVQRAAHADAGAALDAWAVRAAARPSRILVFASEDDRAGADAGIARLPQAAGILGRIASLTPTVAQLAGVTVVTRGATSATERGLAGQPLLSLVSALGAEHPDIPCASIDLDAADAAELDLLWADLTRPDAEDQIAYRGGRRHVARLERAASDALGTARASGPVALAISERGILDNLRLVPMTRRAPARGEVEIEVRASGLNFRDVLNALGMYPGDPGALGNECVGVVAAVGEGVSHVSAGDRVMALVHGGFQTFVVAPGQWVVRIPEGMDFRAAATIPMAFTTAEYSLNRLAGLKRGERVLIHAATGGVGLAAVQIAKEAGAEIFATAGSEEKRALLRSLGVAHVMNSRTVDFADEILAATGGEGVDVVLNSLTGEAIPKSIAVLRQGGRFCEIGKRGIWSDAQIAAVRPDVRNFTIFLADVDDALIYEMLLDLASRFSRGVLQPLPMRVFMLSDAASAFRHMAQARHVGKIVIARDPEAGAVTVRADATYLITGGFGGLGLRIASELADAGARNLVLAGRSGVTPSAAPAVAALESRGVRVMSAAADVSRDEDVARVFAEIAAAMPPLAGIVHAAGLRDDGLLPALDANRLAGVLAPKVAGGWNLHRHSETLALDFFVLFSSAASVLPSPAQGSYAAANGFLDALARYRRALGLPGLAINWGPWDEVGMAAGLSAREQQRWARHGVRFIPPDDGARAFVRALPARVPQLAVVAADWRKFAEERPRGIPLLADLVASAPAAPAAPQAQAAAGSRPALIDELERAPRNRRREAVLAHVREQVRQVLALEPGFTLEPHQGLRDVGMDSLMALELRNRLQRTTGKPLPATLTFDRPTVAALSAYIADDVLGVAEESAEAPAAAALAPIVEPAGDAIAIIGMGCRLPGNANTPDEFWDLLREGVDAIREIPADRWDVDAYYDPNPETPGKMYTRSGGFLDRIDRFDPHFFGISPRETISLDPQQRLLLEVAWEALEHAGQPPDRLLGTRSGVFVGIGTYDYALLHMKQPNPAALDAYFGTGTSLSVAAGRLAYSLGLQGPALAVDTACSSSLVAVHLACKSLRDGECRIALAGGVNLMMTPEPWVNGCRAHMLAPDGRCKTFDASADGYARAEGAGVIVLKRLSDALADGDRVLAVVRGTAVNQDGRSSGLTVPNGPSQQAVIRDALARAGVQPAHVGYVEAHGTGTALGDPIEIEALRSVLMDGRPADRPLVVGSVKTNIGHLEAAAGVAGLIKVVLSLGHEEIPPHLHFSTLNPHIELGSAPLEIATGRRAWPAGADRRIAGVSSFGFSGTNAHVIIEEAPVQAPAPAAPAVDDRAAHVLALSARTPDALRALAARYARHLETTADRLADVAFTANAGRTHFAHRLAIPAASAAEASAALTAYAAGEPAAGVHAGERASAPHVALLFTGQGAQYAGMGRDLFAAEPVFREALERCDAILRGELDTPLLEVLFSDDPAVAAKLNQTALTQPALFAIEYALAALWQSWGVTPSAVLGHSVGEYVAATVAGVFSLDDGLRLIAARGKLMQALAPGAMAAAFGAEADVLDAIRPLAASISIAAVNGPAHTVISGDAASIDAAEGALSARGIATQRLAVSHAFHSAAMDPILDEFERIAARVQFHAPVLPLVSNLTGRLAGDEIAAPAYWRAHLRQPVRFAAGIETLAAQGCAVWIEAGPRPTLLGLARRALPDATPVAFVSSLRPPRDSRVQLAESAAQVYAAGVTVDWRAFDAPYTRRKVTAPTYPFQRERYWLDGSGLVPADAAAAPVAAAAPAPQIPAAAASEMYRVEWVPAKAAAANAAPPGRRWIVVPSTDPLTEEVIAGLRARGDQCHVLPQLGMLVSLLAEPATLAGVIHLGDAESLRALVQALLRQSVTAPIYAITRGVHAADASRTEASVAQAAVWGLGRTLAVEHPELWGALIDADANTGAADVLSAIDDGGDEDQLSLRSGRRYAARLTPQAAPSAAFAGCRPDASYLITGGLGVLGLEIGKWLAEQGARHIVLTGRSPLPPREAWDSLPEGGADADVTRKIAGIRAIEWLGATVYVGAFDAADEAAAAAFFRSFGDSIPPLRGIVHAAAAMGAAKLHDMSAASLAGMIRPKAEGAWVLYRLTQDLDLDFFVLFSSISALIGTADLGHYAAANSTLDAFAEYRRARGLTALSVNWGAWENLRGSEQHKDVFARSGMRLLASRAALDLLGRLIAANVSRAVVADVDWNTFKPVYETRRRRPFLDVVGEAAPAPARPAATLRDELAGVEPERQPDVILAHVRAAAAGVLGLAARQLDPQRGFFELGMDSLLSVELRRRLEAGTGLSLPGTLTFKYPTVAAVAEFLGGELIARPPAVAVPAAGAAAQTPAASVDPDELTEDDLAALLASKLAQIQ